The DNA region ACCACCATAAGCAGGCCCAGTGTAACTTGGCTGCCAATCGGAAGGCAAACACTAAATAAACTGTTAAATCTTCAGACTGTGAAGTTAACCAGAATTGGTTTAGGGTTACAATCATACCCACGGAATTGGATTTCTTTGTCTCTAATGAGGAACCTCCAAGAGAGGTAAAGGGATACAGGAGAGACTTATCCACCTTTGAAAAGGGCCAAGTTCTAGGTCCTAAAGAAACCTGTGGGGAAAACCCAGGTTTTTCCAGTGTGCATGGAAATTAGGCAGTCCCACACCCGGGGAGTGGATCCCCAGGCCACAGTCCACAAATAAAATTAGCTTTCTATGCATTTAGGGCCAAGTGGGTGCTACTTGTCTGTGTCTTTATAAGGAAAACTTTCTGTCTGCTTTCTCGCTAAATTTGAAATTCCTGTTAATGAAATAGCAAAGCCTTCTAAGCAATAATTAGGAAGAAATGGCTTCACATGCAAATGCCTGGAGTGGACATTTGAAAACATAATCATTGACTGACAGATCTAACCCAGAGTCGCCAGACTTCTGTGTATTaggatgggggtaggggtgggagtaGGCAAGTGGGAGAGGATGAAAGCAGGAGTGCACCTGAAGGGAGCCTGAAACACGGAGGCCCTCTGCGACCACATGGCCTAACCGGgcatttccttcttcctgcccGGGGCTGGGACACAGCAGAGTCACACTGACAAGTGGGCCCACGATACAGGTAGAGTCGTACAAGCAGACAGGAGGCCTGCAAAGGCTGATGTAAGCGTGAAGGTTCACATGCTCACACAACCTTCCCTCCTGCTTGCCTGGGCAACTCTCTGCAGCGAATCTGGGTCAGTGATTCCTGGTTCAGAAAGTGGATACAAAGTCTGGTTCAGGAGTTAACTGCTATCTGGCACTCTCTTCCCTTGAACACTTGTCCGTCTGGCTCTAGCCCTTTCCAGAGCAGCTCAGACTCTCCCTGGCTGGCCAGTAAGTCCAGATTATCTTCTGCACACTTCCCAGTTTCTGCTCCCAGTCCACCTTCCTCAGCCACCTGAGTACCCAACTCTCTGGCCAAGTTCTCCAGGAATCCCCTGGGTGGGAGGCCAGCTCCACCGAGCGGCTGAGCCCCCGGAATATACTGACCCCCAGTCCAAAAGAAATCCCCTCTCTTACCATCACTAGCCACTGCAACTGACCCTTGTGCAACCTGCCACCCTTACAGCAGGGCCACAGCCACTGTCAAATCAaccctttatttctttacttctaaACTGAATCATGTGGCACCAGACCACGTTACAGGCAACATCAGCAACACTGAAATAAAGAAGCAGTCTGCTCACCCAGGATCAGGCTACCCTGCCCCTAGCCACACTGGCTGTGGGCAATCACTATCCATCCCTCCTTAACTGGCTCACTGAAGAGAGCTTTCTTCGTAAAGCTATTTCAGAAGTATGGAAGAAGCAAGAAGAAAGGCGGCAGAAACAGCAATGTTTAAATGGTGCACAAGAATTGGCTGTTTTGGTTACTTTATCCTCTGGCCCATTATGCGTGCCCAAGCCAAAGTCAAGCGCCATTCTCTAAAGCTTGTTGGAATTTTGCTGCAATCCCAGGTGAAAAAGAAGTACTTTCCTCCTCCCTAGCCTCCAGCAAATGCAGAAATAGGCTCATTGTGAATTAACATAAAAACTATTTTCCCTCATGAgccatatttaaattaaaaaaccttCGAGGAAGCTCTATACTTCACTTTTGCCAAAGACAGACTAGTTTgtgagatggagagacagaggagaagctcTCCACAAATCACAGTCGGTAACCAATTCTGCTGAGAGTAGAGTGATGACTACTGCattatttcaccaaagaaatgttcatttttgtaGAATGGAGGCAACAACAGAAGTCAATTGGATGGACAAGACATCAATACTATTACCATAACAGGCTGTTTTGTGTTATGGTGATGGGCATTTGGGGGAAAAGTTTTGAGAataattagacaaaaaaaaaaaaaaaaaaacaaacccagcttTCCCAACCACATCCAATGCAGCATTTGTGGCAAAATAGTGGAGTAGAATGACATGAGTCTGCAAAGATTTCCATTCAGttgagatatatatctatatctatctatctatctatctatctatctatctatctatacacacacacacacatatatataatggaatataattatatatgtaattactATGGTAGTTCATGTTCAGTATAGAACATCTCTCTGTTCTTACTTCAGTTTAGGAAGAATTCACACAGATAGTACCTACCAGCTACTATTGTTGAATACAGGTTCATAGGCTTTGGCATTGGGAGTTTTTTGTGGTGGGTGAACAATGGCTAATTAACAAAATACACACTCACTCATGGTTCTACAAAGCATGATGATCAGAACCCATTGGGTAGGTTTAGGTGAAGACACTGACAGCACCAAGGTGGTTTAAACCACATacagatttgttttaaaagtccTTCTTGCACGTGAGAGAAGAAGACAGGGATAATGAATTATGACTTCcaattattagaatattttaagttCTTCTTCATTACCTGGAAAATTACCCAGGAGCAATTCAGTAAGCATTGTGGAGCTACTGGAAGTGATTATAAGTCAGCTCAAGCAACAGTCCTtctgtcctccttccctccacaAGCCTTCCTTCCCGCCTTGCATATGCTTTTATCATTGTAgtcaattaaaaaggaaatatttgttccttttgtAATCTGGCTAGAAAGGTTAGAGAGCTCCATAAAACAACATGGAAGAAATAACACATCCTTCCGTGATACAGAAGTTCTTAAAAGTATCATCCACACAACACCTGTGTAGGACTTACCTGAAGGTGCTTACTTAAAAGACAGTCTgtggatgaaggggagtggggagaTAGAGGCTTCTGGCTAAAAACTGAGTAAGCcgtgggaataaaaggcacagcagagggaatacagtcaataacatggtagctacacttgtggtgagcatagcataaggtaTGGGGATGTTGAATCACTGGGTTGTACGCCTGAAGCCAGTGTAtcgttgtgtgtcaactatactcaaataaaaaaaaaaaactaaaaataagtaaaataatacatcACTAAAAGACACACTGGCTTAAAATAGGAGCTGGGAAtaggcattcatttttttttttcctaggcaaAGAACTTTATTAACCTTGATTCAAACTTCATTCCCAGGCTTCGTCGGCTTAATTAGCTGCAAAGAATGAATTGTGTATAAGCAAAAACTGAGAAGAGCTGCAGTGTCCAAGAGGCTTGggcttaaaaatattagagatcTAGATTTTATCAGAtccatgaacaaaattttaaaaagcagtcataATATAAAATAGCAGCTCCCAATCACTTCCTCAAGTTTTATCTTCTTCAGAAGTTGACTCAATTCAGTTTGCTTCATTCTTGGAAGCTTCATCAAAATGCTCCACAAGATCTGAAACTTCATCATCATCCTCCTCTCCGGTAGCAAGCGGTGCTTTTCCATCCACAGACCGTTTGGGCAGAGCTTCAGCCAATCTTCTTAAACTAGTCAGACTGTCTGCACCAAGCTGGTTTAACATACTGGGTAGCGTATCTGTCGGCTGCTTTGTCTCCGCATGGCCTGCGATGGTGAAAGTGTTCACCGCCAGCGATGCCTGAACTTCAGGGTTGTTAAAGTGGATCactgttccttggtttgtgaaCATATTCACTTCTTCAAAACCAGAGATATTGCTTACCCCTACCTTCTTTAAGGAGAACTGaagttttttttatcatctgctgTAGCTGTTCTACCTTCTCTCGATGAGCAGCTCCTCTCCCACCAGTGTGCACTTGTGCTTGCAGTTTGGCGAGTTATCTCCTGGCTCATGATGGTTTCTTTCCTCTTGTGGGAGTGGAAATGGGACCGCGTGGGGGGAACAGGGTTGGCGCTCAGGGGGTCTCAGGTGGACCAGCCCAGACCAGGTGCACACACGTGGGGATGCCGGGACCAGGCATTCTTAATGAGCTGCCCAACGCTAACCAACACACTGGCAGGCAAGAACACTGATTCAGGATAAGTTATTCTACGTAGCTGCTCACCCCTACTCACCTGGTGGACTTCCATGTCCTGCAGCCGCCGTGGCAATTGCAAAAGCAGAAGCAGGCGAAACAGAGCAGTGGGAGTTGTCAGCCGTCTGTCCTGgttatttaaaagaatggaaatagcaTGGTGAGGCAGATGGGTAATATTCTGTAATGAAAACTCTTATTTTCATTCCTGCACTGGATGAAGGATTGGGCCCAATGCCCTGTATTGTCCttgttaatagaaaaaaaaaagattttacatcaGTAATTCTactctaggtatatacccagcGGAACCGAgaacatatccacacaaaaaccaaTACGTAGTTCTTGTGTGAATATCCCTAGCAGCAttcttcacaatagccaaagagTACAAACACCTAAATGTCCAACAACCACCGAATGTGTAAACCAAATGTGGTATATtgatacaagggaatattatttagctaccaaaggaatgaagcactgataCGTACTACACCATGAATgatccttgaaaacattatgctaagggaaaggAGTTAATCACAAAAAGTCATgcattgtatgattccatgtatatgaaacgTCTGCAATAGGTAAATccacagaaagtagattagtggttgccagaggtcagagggagaggagaaaggagaatgactgctaataggtacagggtttctttcggggtaataaaaatgttctatgaGACAGTGGTGATGTGACTTGTGACTCTATaaaagccactgaactgtatgGTTGATAAAGGCAaactttatggtatgtgaattatatctcaatacaaaaaaaaatagttcttaaaatttCCTGCTTCAAAAAAATTCCCCACATTATACTACAGATAGAATTTTCTTCCCAAATCACCTTTAAAATAAGGATGCATTCTAAAATCAAAAGGATGCTCTGAGCACCCTTGTGCAGCCCCTTCCCTCTTCAGATACCTTACATACAGCGTCTGATAATGCGGATGCCAACCTCACTGTTTTTCCTCATTCACGCTTTTAGCGAAAATAATTCACTGTGGTTCTGACCTGCAGGGTTTTCATTAGTTTGCCCCTAAGTCACACTTAAAATGAGTAAGTATGAGGCGAAGCAAAGAGCTACTTAATACGCCCAAGTAGAAAGCAGAGAATGGCTCCACCCTCTCCTTTAGCAGCAGcaattaaatatttgtggaaaaagGTGGCAAGTAGACAGATGAACGGGCAAAATTTCAGCTAAACGGCAAGGAAATGTGTGACACCGTCCCCATTTGGATCCTCCGTTTTCTCACAGATTTCAGCTTCCTTCCCATGTTCACATGTCTCTAGGATTTAGTCACAtcagagaagaaacaaaggacTTAATTTAATTCACAAACAGGATGAGGATTTCCAAATAATGcttatataaatttaaagttttcatatatgaatataaatatgtgaaaaaagactataaaacagAGCCCTGATAATAGCGACCAAGTGAAAATAGTATTTGTTTCTTATGTTGGTAGAGTTTTGTTTCCCTGGATTTTGGCCCCAGACTCTTCCAGGTTACCATGAACTTATGTGGCGACGGTCAAGGAAGTTGCCAAGGCCTGGACTGATCAAAGCTCTAAGAGTAGTAAAGAGATTTGGCTAAGCATCCTAGTGGACCCGTAACAAGCCAGGGCCAGTCCTGCTTGCCATTTGCATTTACCAGAGCCACTCAAATGTCAGGGTGACCCATGACTGATCAGGAGCCTGAAATGGCTCCACTCCCCCAAGACTGATAGCCATCTGGGTGAGTCGTCATCGTCGTCATCGTcgtcgtcttcttttttttttttttaagattttattcatttattcattagagacacagggagagagagaggcagagacacaggcagagggagaagcaggatccctgtggggaccccgatgcaggattcgatcccaggacccctggggatcgtgacccaagccaaatgcagacgctcaactactgagccacccgggtgccccctggGCGAGTCTTTTGACAACAGCCTGACTCAGGTTAGCTTCTCTTGGATCTAATCACAATGACAACTTCCACCACAGAGCCAAGGCTACAAATGAAGCAGCCGTTTGGAGTATACACTCTCCCTTTTGCTAAACAGCTCTACTCGAAGTAGGAGTACGAAAGTCAAAAACTGTTTACATTTTACTTGGATTACATGGGGTGAATCTGGTTTCATAACTGAATAGTTTTCTCCTCCAGTTTGAAATAACTAActtgaagggaaagaaggaaatatttcaaaaacaactgttgtgttgtttttgattagtaaaaaaaaaaaaaaaaaagtgtaaggaTTAACAACACATCCCTTTACtttggttttaaatatttctaaggtttaaaaagtgtttaaagtTTGTAATCCTAGAAGAGGAAAACATTATCTGAATGCATACCTAATGGCAAACcactataaaaatgtttcaaaaaaacaactgttatttggatttttttttttttatttgaacaatGGGGAAATCAAAGATTTCTACCTTTTGGTCTGACCGGTTTTCCTCCAATTAGAGGACATTTGGTATGTTCTAAAACAAAGTATGGGTAACACTTCATAATTTTCATAACTATAGAAAATATACCAGTTCCTGCCACATGAACAATAATGATAACTGGGGTCCCATGCAACTggaccttattttattttaaaatttttatttaaattctatttagttaacttagtatattattagtttcaggggtggaatccagtgattcatcagttgcataccaCACCCAGTGCCCATTCCATCGGGTACCCTCagtaatgcccatcacccacttaccccatcccccatccacttcCCTTCCCGCacccctcagtttgcttcctagagttgagtctcttatggtttgcctccctctctgtttttatcttattttatttttccttctcttcccctatgttcatctgttttgtttcttaaattccacatatgattgaaatcctatgttggtgaggatgcagacaaaggggaagcctcttatactgttggacggaatggaaactggaaaacaatatagagctTCCTTGAAAAATCAGAACTAGAACCACCCTACAGCCCAGCAAATGCACTACTAGGAATTCATCCAACTGGACCCGATTTTAGGTGAAATACTGTTCTTAATAAGGTCCCTCCAAAATTGTGGTGTCTCAAATGAGTCTATTTTATATAGAAACTACATTAGGATTCACAACAAGGTATCAGTCTGGGAACATTTTGACAGAAGCAGCGTTGAGATTCTTCAAGAAGCCATCCTCTAAAGACAAGCCTCTCGATTCATGTTACTCCACGGGCAGTGCAGTACAATGATGGGGTCAAATCAGCATTAGTTACAGCAATGACTTATCCTCAAATCCTTTATCTCTCCACTGCTTGACAGCAACATCGTTTCCTTCCAACTGATTTTTATAACCAAGATCACAAAATATTTTGGGAGCAACACAGGTAAAAGAAAGGTTCAGAAGCTAGAAACTaccttttgcttttatatttccGTGTCTCCTACTGAGCTTACTTACCTACAGGCTGGCGATAGCGGAGATGCTGAGGCGTGGAAGGTGATCGGCAAGGTGAAAGGTCTGTGCTGTCCACCGCCGGGGAACCTTCCACTCCAGCTCGGTCCACAGGGACAGACTCAAGGACAGCTGCTTGGAAACATTGGGCATTTTAACAACCAGGCTGTGAATTCAAGACATTCTTGGCAGTCTCATGCACAGAAACACAAAGGTTTGCTATGGATAACTGCCTTTCAGAATAGCCAAGATTTTTAAAGGGCTTCAATATGAAATCAAGTCATTCCTCCTAGCAGAGTGCTAATGTCACTAAATCTCAGTGCAGTGTCTTCTTTATCGCTATCTTACTGACCCTGCTGAGCCTGGCTAACCCTACCCAGTCCTCTCTGCTCAACACAACAGGTGTCAAAAAGATCAGGGGATATGCTGTGACTTCCCTACCCTCCAGAAGAGTGGGGGAAGAGAGATATTTGCAGATTGTAAATCAGACTGGGGTCAGAGTTAGGACTTCACTAATTCTTTGCTTTGGTTACCCTCTTAAGCCAATTAGAGTTAGAATCTCTACCACTGTGGCCCTCCAGCAAGCTCTGGGAACTCCTAAGGATCTAGAGCTGCCCTCTCCAAAATGGTAGCATTAGCCAAAGATGAACTaggtaaatttaaattaaaacgaACTAAAGTTAAATTACTATTTCAGTTCCTTTTTTGCACTAACtgtatttcaagtgctcagtgcctaatgtggctagtggctacagTACAGGATGGCAGAGATTTACAGCATTTCCATCCTcccagaaagttctactggataGCCCTGTTCTAAAACTACAGATCAGCAGGAGGCAAGTGGAAATTTTTAGAATGAACTATTGGGGAAGTTTAAAATCATTTGAGCCTTTTCACTGCAACTAAGATCCCATGAATAAAAGACACATCATTCCTGGGTCACATTAGGCTATTACTGGTGATGTTTCTGTACCACTCCTACTGGCTTATTAACCAGGTAAAACTGCAACTCTGTGCATGTTCTTTCACGGAAAAGCactacaaaaaattaataaatttccagcaactcttgtatttctttttccttgggtTTTTCATTAACCAATAACAGCTGTGTCACCTCTGTTAACTTCACATTATCCCTGTCCGTGGGACTGCTCTCAGCTCAGCTCCCTTTGCCATTCCATTCAAGATTTTCCCCCAATAAACCCTTCCAAAATCCCTAATGACTTCTTGCATGTGATCTGCTTCCTTGGAAATAGGGCCACAATTCGGCTCTTTTGAAATACAAAGGGGCCAAGGAAGGGAAATGGCTCGGCTCTTTCCCTGAATGACATAATTACAGTAAAGCTGGCAGTGATGCAGgatacagaca from Canis lupus dingo isolate Sandy chromosome 3, ASM325472v2, whole genome shotgun sequence includes:
- the LOC112653133 gene encoding transcription factor BTF3-like, whose translation is MFTNQGTVIHFNNPEVQASLAVNTFTIAGHAETKQPTDTLPSMLNQLGADSLTSLRRLAEALPKRSVDGKAPLATGEEDDDEVSDLVEHFDEASKNEAN